From Trichoderma atroviride chromosome 1, complete sequence, one genomic window encodes:
- a CDS encoding uncharacterized protein (EggNog:ENOG41~TransMembrane:1 (o127-148i)) has protein sequence MPSIPDPEKANGPSTSPTPSIHSSNDTITTAHSDHGSNDEKKTARHHITENDVELHHDALVPTVSLATAAQAPATEQEAARSRSRASTTRSKTPKTVPRSQRRGLLGRFAVVPEVESPYEYKNSTKWGITLTIALATAAAPLGSSIFYRMHDKSLSSHSYLPANSS, from the coding sequence ATGCCTTCAATCCCTGATCCAGAAAAGGCCAATGGTCCATCAACATCCCCcactccatccatccactcCTCCAAcgacaccatcaccaccgcaCATTCAGACCACGGCAGCAACGACGAAAAGAAGACTGCGCGTCATCACATCACTGAAAACGACGTGGAACTTCACCACGACGCTCTCGTACCAACAGTCAGCCTTGCCACAGCAGCGCAGGCCCCGGCAACGGAACAGGAAGCTGCCCGGTCACGATCCCGTGCTTCAACCACCCGGTCCAAGACTCCCAAGACTGTTCCTCGCTCTCAACGACGAGGTCTGCTAGGTCGCTTTGCTGTTGTTCCTGAAGTCGAGAGTCCGTATGAGTACAAGAACTCGACTAAATGGGGCATCACCTTGACTATTGCTCTGGCTACTGCCGCTGCTCCGCTGggctcttccatcttttatCGTATGCATGACAAGTCACTTTCCTCCCATTCATACCTACCTGCTAACAGCTCATAG
- a CDS encoding uncharacterized protein (EggNog:ENOG41~TransMembrane:3 (i39-62o68-86i139-164o)), whose product MLIVFRIFTGGASASVQAVGAGTIADIWESHERGRAMGIFYLGPLLAPLIAPIVGGALAQGFGWKATMWFLAIYGLVILAMLIFLLPETLARKKQEEAIADNEPTAESIRRMTTRESAKVQTKKLAASAKRIFLDPLSVLLFLRFPPVFITVFTAAIAFGALFISNISIQQKFSQPPLQLQPDHCRSALPPRWPGLLHRLHLWRQMDRQNHDQASHQGKSL is encoded by the coding sequence ATGCTCATCGTCTTCCGCATCTTCACCGGCggcgcctccgcctccgtGCAAGCCGTCGGCGCCGGCACCATTGCCGACATCTGGGAATCGCACGAGCGCGGCCGGGCCATGGGCATCTTCTATCTCGGACCGCTGCTCGCGCCCCTGATTGCGCCCATTGTGGGAGGAGCTTTAGCCCAGGGGTTTGGCTGGAAGGCTACCATGTGGTTCCTCGCCATTTACGGACTTGTCATCCTGGCCATGCTAATCTTCCTCCTGCCCGAGACGCTGGCACGGAAGAAGCAGgaagaggccattgccgaTAATGAGCCAACTGCTGAATCCATCCGCCGCATGACGACCAGAGAATCCGCCAAAGTCCAGACCAAGAAACTGGCTGCAAGCGCCAAGCGCATCTTCCTCGACCCCCTCAGcgtgctgctcttcctccgcTTCCCCcccgtcttcatcaccgtcttcaccgccgccatcgccttTGGAGCGCTATTCATCTCCAACATTTCCATCCAGCAAAAGTTCTCTCAGCCCCCCTTACAACTACAGCCAGATCATTGTCGGTCTGCTCTACCTCCCCGCTGGCCTGGGCTACTTCATCGcctccatctttggcggcagATGGATCGACAGAATCATGACCAAGCAAGCCATCAAGGCAAATCGCTATGA
- a CDS encoding uncharacterized protein (EggNog:ENOG41) — protein MGPLLRSSPFVVSSQTHFSFCLQCSVRGLITMDDQTSPDGRLSRDSSISLEDHEGPAPRLSRSPLYTAHQIQREANDRASMDSLLMISLDFPATYNTDEIPTGVGSLDPADEPLLSSRRLGQYLSEEHRNERIALGVQPLGVNRATVQSYLPEIIQSVDNNASQAEATVGTIEPEEGVCWGSFTTLASTSSDGSSGPITACSNNNDDENIAEAANPRPLPTTPSSDQHTASSPARLAKQDVALVKLQHALAGNESHLIAQDTAECDLELEGIVSNLYKTSRHRRRVGYPVENQARVKKTIRFKRRSEKQQKEMKK, from the exons ATGGGGCCTCTGCTGAGAAGTTCCCCCTTCGTTGTGTCGTCTCAAACCCACTTCTCATTTTGTCTCCAATGCTCTGTCCGCGGTTTGATTACCATGGATGATCAAACATCGCCAGACGGTCGGCTCAGCCGTGATAGCAGTATCAGTTTGGAGGACCATGAAGGACCAGCTCCAAG GTTAAGCAGATCCCCTCTTTACACTGCGCATCAGATACAGCGAGAGGCAAACGATCGAGCAAGCATGGATTCTCTTCTTATGATTTCCCTAGACTTTCCTGCAACGTACAATACAGACGAAATACCTACAGGCGTAGGGTCTTTGGATCCTGCTGATGAACCATTGCTTTCATCCCGCCGCCTGGGACAGTATTTGTCAGAAGAACACAGGAACGAACGGATCGCTCTAGGGGTGCAACCTCTGGGAGTAAACAGGGCTACTGTCCAAAGTTATCTGCCCGAAATTATACAAAGTGTTGACAACAACGCATCGCAAGCAGAGGCAACTGTTGGCACGATAGAGCCCGAGGAGGGAGTATGCTGGGGATCCTTTACCACATTGGCATCTACAAGCTCTGACGGGTCGTCGGGGCCCATTACAGCATGTAGTAACAATAACGATGACGAGAATATAGCCGAGGCAGCCAACCCAAGACCACTCCCCACAACGCCCTCTTCAGATCAACACACTGCTTCGAGCCCAGCGAGACTAGCCAAGCAAGATGTGGCTCTAGTAAAGTTGCAACATGCCTTGGCTGGCAACGAGTCCCATCTCATAGCCCAAGACACTGCTGAATGCGACCTTGAGCTGGAAGGCATTGTAAG CAACCTTTATAAAACAAGCCGTCATAGGCGACGTGTAGGCTACCCAGTCGAGAACCAAGCCCGCGTCAAAAAGACTATTCGTTTCAAAAGGAGGtcggagaagcagcaaaaagagatgaagaaatga
- a CDS encoding uncharacterized protein (EggNog:ENOG41~TransMembrane:3 (o20-46i67-84o90-111i)) has protein sequence MWLANTMYPIGLLIYGWTLNYGVIFIVPAIGSFIFGAASMLVFSAATTMLTEFVRKKSSAGVAVNNFVRNILSCVGVIVAAPWINTIGVGWVFTAVSLFCMVAGYIGIWTLRRNAARWRKDMDEAMKDM, from the exons ATGTGGCTGGCCAACACCATGTATCCCATCGGGCTGCTGATATACGGATGGACACTCAACTATGgagtcatcttcatcgtccctGCTATTGGCAGCTTCATTTTTGGAGCTGCCTCTATGCTTGTTTTT tctgccgccaccaccatgCTCACTGAATTCGTCCGCAAGAAGAGTTCCGCTGGCGTTGCCGTCAACAACTTCGTCCGCAACATCCTCAGCTGCGtcggcgtcatcgtcgcGGCTCCTTGGATCAACACCATTGGCGTAGGCTGGGTGTTTACGGCCGTGTCTTTGTTTTGTATGGTTGCTGGCTATATTGGCATTTGGACATTGAGGAGAAATGCCGCTCGGTGGAGGAAAGACATGGACGAGGCGATGAAGGATATGTAA